In the genome of Telluria mixta, the window CGCGCAATTGCGCCTGCCGGTGGCGCGCCTCGCCCGCGACCGCAGCGGCGCGACCCTGCGGCGCACGCTGGACGCCTGGTTCGCCCACAACGAAAGCGCGGCCGCCACCGCCGCTGCCCTGCACATCCACCGGAATACCCTCGATTACCGGCTGCGCCGGGTCGAGGAATTGACCGGCCTGCTGCTCGCGCGTGCGGAGGACCGCCTGCTTCTGTACGTGTCGTCGCTGCTAAGCCAGGTTTAAGCGACAAAGTATTGCAGCATCAACAAAAACCAGTCGATAATCCGGCGACCCCGACCCAAGGAGACCGCCATCCGCTCACCGCTCCTCCGCCTGCGCCTGCGCTGGTACGCCGTCAGCACGGCGCGCCTGTTGCTGCGCCGCTGGCAGGCCATCACGCTCGTCATGGGCGTGCTGGCGTCGGCCAACGCGTCCGCATTCGGCAACCTCGACACGTTTGCCCGCCCGCTCCTGACACTGGTCGCACCGGGCCACGGCGCCGCATGGCGGATCGGCTATCTGCTCGGCCTGCTGCTGCTTGCCGTCGCCTGGGCCGCCATGCAGCGCGACCAGATCGCGGGCGGTCCGTTCATGGCCTTCGCCGGATCGCTGCCGTTCACGCCGCGCCAGCGCCGCAACGCCGATCTCGCGGTACTGCTGCTGGCCGATTCGCCGCTGCTGCTCATCACGGCGAGCGCGCTGGGACTCGCGGCCGGCCGCGGCGCACCGGCCGCGCATGCCGTGCTGTTGTGCGACGTCGCGCTGCTGGCCCTCGTCGCGCAACGGGCCGTGCTGGAACGACGGCTTGACGCGTGGATGGGCGTCGCGGCCGGGGCGATGCTGACGGGAGCATGTTTCGGCACGCGCCTGTACCTTGCCGCGAACCTGCTCGTCGGCACGGCGGCATTGCTTGCGCTGGTCCTGGCGCCGCGCCCGCGCGCGCAGCGGCGTGCAGGGCGGCCGCGCGCGCGCCGTGCAAGTCCGCTCACCCTGGGCGGGCGCCATGGCGCCGCGCTGCAGATATCGCTCGCGATCCTCGTACGCGAACGCCGCGGCGAGATGGTCGCAAAAGGCTTGAGCGCCGCTGCCGTCGTGGCGGCGGCCATCGGCCTCGTGACCCTGTTCGACCGGGATATGCGCAGCTTTCCCACCGTGCTGCTGGCCGAGGGATGCGTCGCCCTGACGTTCAGCGGCCTGTTTCGCGGCCTGCACCTCGCGCACCGGGCAAGCATGGGCTACGTGGGCGCGCTGCCGCTGCCCGCGGACTGGTGGCGCCCGTACGACCTCGTGGCCGTGCTCGCGGCCGCCCTGCCGTTCCTGGCCGCGCTGACGGCATACGCCCGGGCCATCGGCGCCGCGCCGCCCGCGCACCTGGCGGCGGCGCTGGCCGCGAACGCGGCCCTGCTGTGCGCACTGCGCACGCCCCAATTGATCAGCGACCGGCATGCCGTCGTCCTGGCGACCGTGCTGGCGGGCTGCTGGACGGCGGCGACGATGGCGTACCTGCTTTAGGAGAAGACCGTGCTGCGCTTCGAGAACGTGAGCAAATCGTATGGATCCCGTCCCGTCCTGCAAGGGAGAACGGGACACTTCGCAGCCGGCGCTTACGCGTTGCGGGGTCCGAACGGCATCGGCAAATCGACGCTGCTGCGCGCGCTGGCCGGCGTGGACGAGGCGGACGGCGGCGACATCGTCATCGACGGGCACGCCCTGGGCGCACAACCGGCCGCCGCGAAATCCCGGCTGTCCTACGCGCCGGACGAGTGTCCCGTGTACCCGTTCGTCACGGGCCGCGAACTGCTGGCGTTCGTGGCCTGGGCCAAGCGCTGCGCCATCCCGGACAAGGTCACGCACATCGTCGAGCGCTTCGGCCTCGCCCGCCATCTCGACACGCGCTGCGGCGCCATGTCGCTGGGTACGCAAAAGAAGCTGATGCTGGCGGCAGCGTGGATCGGGGAACCCGCCGTGCTGCTGCTCGACGAACCGTCCAACGGCCTCGATGCGGACGCGCGCGCCGTGCTCATCGACCTGCTGGCGGCGCAGCGGGAAAGCTCGGTCGTCTTCATGTCCACGCACGACAAGGCGTTCGCGGATGCGATCGGCGCGGCGGTAGTGGAATTCGAAACCCTGACGGATCGTGAACATGTCGTGCACTCTGCAGTTTAGACGCGCAACCCACGCCGACATCCCCGCCATGTCGCGCATCCGCCTGGCCGTCACCGAGAACGCCTTGCGCGACCCCACGCGGATCACCGTCGCGATGTACGAGGATTACCTGGAACGGTCGGGCCGCGGCTGGGTCGCGGAAGCGGATGGCGAGATCGTCGGGTTCAGCTACGCGGACAATGCGAACGCTTCGATCTGGGCGCTCTTCATCCAGCCGGGCCAGGAAGGACGTGGACTCGGCAAGGCATTGCTCGAGCAGGCGACGGACTGGCTGTTCGCGCAAGGCCACGCGCAGATCCGCCTGACGACGGGCGCCGGCACCCGCGCGGACCGCTTTTATGCGGCCCGGGGCTGGCGCCGCGATCCCGTCGGCGAGTCCGAGATCGCGTACACGCTGGCGCGGCCGGTGGTATCCTTGACGCCATGACTACCGATTCCGACATTGAACTGTCCGGCCCATTCCAGGCCAAGGACGCCAACGGCCGTACCCTCGACGTCAAGTCGATCCGCATTTTCGACGAGGGCTACGGGATCATCGACGTATACGTGAAATTCAAGGACCGGCTCGAGCCCGGCGCCTACAAGGATCCCGTGCTCGTGCGCGCCATCATCGAGCGGCTGCGCGCCGTCGGCTACAAGGGGCCGGACTTCGGCCACAGCGATCCGGGCCTGCAGGAGAGCCGTCTCATCGTGCTCGAAGCGCCCGAGGAATTCGCGCCGTTCGCTAAAGCCAAGGGCTGGAAGAACCTCGCCGAGGACTTCGACGAATAACGTGTCATTTCCCGCCGATCTGGTCCCCGGCGAAATCAGATTGTTTCGTGATACACGCGCCGGCCGCCTTGCGGTTGGCGTGCTCCGCCCTAGACTGGGATGACCACACCGGCGGCCGACATCGTGCCGTTGCGACGCGATGCCTGACCGAAGTCTCCATGCACTTCGTGAAGGAACGATCATGCGTCACCTGTCCCTGATGCTTATTCCCGCCCTGCTCCTGCCCGCGTCCGGCACGCAGGCGCAAACCCTGCGGACGGACGACCCCGTCGCCGTCGTCCAGGTCAAACCACTCGACGGGCCCTACCGCCTGCGCAACGAACAGGCCCGGCAGATCGCGGGCACGTACGAGATGTCGAACGGCTGGTCCATCGACGTGCGTCCCGACATGCGCCACGTGGACGTCGCCATCGACAGGAACAGGCCGCTGCGGCTCCTCGCGGTTTCGTCCAGAAAATTCGTATCCGGCGACGGCAATGTGACCATGGAATTCAGCCACGGCAACGACGACAACGACATGACGTTGCGCTATGTGCCAGGCCTGGGCATGGCCGAAGTCGTACTCACCTCGGCATCGTTCGCGCAGCGCTAGGGCCGCGACGCCCCGAACAGGTCGTGCGCATCGAGGATCGCGTACGTGATCTCGGGATGACGCTCCAGCACCTTGCGCACGGCCGCCGGCACGGATTGGCGCACCTTCTTGCACAGGCCGGGGCGGTCTTCCAGCACGATGAGGATGCCGCGCAAGGTGCGCACTTCGTTCGGGCCGGGCGTGATTCTCAATTCCACGCCGAGGTTGGCGCGGATGCGGTCTTGCAGGCGCTGGAGCTCGGCGTAACTGGAGACGGCGTCGATGCGGTCGAGCAGCTTTTGCTCTTCCGTGCGCGTGAGGCGCAGCGGGCGCAGGTCCGCGTCCGGATCGGCGAGCAGGATCTCGCGCTCGCAGACGCAGGCGCCGGGGGGACATTCGGTGCGGATGGGTATCGATGCTTGTTGCAACATGGGTTCACGCTGTCAACGGATTGCTCGTCCGGGAAGCTAGTGTATCTCATTCAGCACACCCGCCATGCGCTGCCAGTGCGAGCCCTTCCAGAACACGCCGTGGCAACAGTCGCACGTGCTGAACTCGTCCTGCGTCGCAGCCACGCGCGGCGGCAGCCGGTCCAGCACCTCTTCTTTTGCGATGGACCGCAGCGGCGCATTGCACGACAGGCACAGCGTGAACGGGCGCATGCGCTCGGCCAGGCCGAAGCGCTCGACCACTTCGCGTAATTGCTCCTCCGCCTTCAGCGCCCGCACGTAGCAGCCGTGCGCGATGCCGCGGCGCTTGAGCAGTTCGCGGTCGCGCGTCAGCACTGCGCGGCCATCGTCGAGCGCGATCGCTTCGACCTCGGCGTCGTTCAACGTATTGCGGTAGATGGTGTCGAACCCCGCCATTCTCAACAGCCGCGCGAGGCCGCCGAGGTGCGCATCCGCGACGAAGCGCGCGCGGCCCGGCGGACGCTGGTCCAGCCGCGCCACGTCGGCCACGTCGAAGGACGTGAAGCGCGGATAGACGGCGATGCGGTCGCCCTCTTCCAGGATGTCGTCCAGGCCCCTCGGTTCGCCGTTCAGGAGCACGAGCTCGACCTCCGTGTGCGGCACCCCGAGCGCCTCGATCATGTGCTTGGTCGTGGCGGCACGCGCGCAGGGCGTCGCGAAGGAGCGTCCGCGCCGCTCGCGCGCGAGGAAGTCGTTCAGCTCGCCGTAGAAGCGGAAGGTCGCGCTGACCATGATTCGTCCGTGCCGCGCAGCACGTCCAGTGCGTTCGGCACCGAATGGCCTTCGGCCGTGTTATCGAAGATGCACCAGAGATCCGCGCCGGGCTGCGCCAT includes:
- a CDS encoding GNAT family N-acetyltransferase, which encodes MSCTLQFRRATHADIPAMSRIRLAVTENALRDPTRITVAMYEDYLERSGRGWVAEADGEIVGFSYADNANASIWALFIQPGQEGRGLGKALLEQATDWLFAQGHAQIRLTTGAGTRADRFYAARGWRRDPVGESEIAYTLARPVVSLTP
- a CDS encoding Mut7-C ubiquitin/RNAse domain-containing protein; its protein translation is MVSATFRFYGELNDFLARERRGRSFATPCARAATTKHMIEALGVPHTEVELVLLNGEPRGLDDILEEGDRIAVYPRFTSFDVADVARLDQRPPGRARFVADAHLGGLARLLRMAGFDTIYRNTLNDAEVEAIALDDGRAVLTRDRELLKRRGIAHGCYVRALKAEEQLREVVERFGLAERMRPFTLCLSCNAPLRSIAKEEVLDRLPPRVAATQDEFSTCDCCHGVFWKGSHWQRMAGVLNEIH
- a CDS encoding ABC transporter ATP-binding protein, whose translation is MLRFENVSKSYGSRPVLQGRTGHFAAGAYALRGPNGIGKSTLLRALAGVDEADGGDIVIDGHALGAQPAAAKSRLSYAPDECPVYPFVTGRELLAFVAWAKRCAIPDKVTHIVERFGLARHLDTRCGAMSLGTQKKLMLAAAWIGEPAVLLLDEPSNGLDADARAVLIDLLAAQRESSVVFMSTHDKAFADAIGAAVVEFETLTDREHVVHSAV